From a single Vitis vinifera cultivar Pinot Noir 40024 chromosome 18, ASM3070453v1 genomic region:
- the LOC100251475 gene encoding uncharacterized protein LOC100251475, whose protein sequence is MASNLTPSSGQDSTTHSQSSRSKTDPAWEHVSEERYGNGRRALICLYCKKITKGGGIHRMKLHLAGVKGDIGPCKLVPPDVRFRMENSLQEFVNAKKATKEADEYRNPYGPNVSQFEGDMAEGEEEVQEMQSPMAASSGKRKKSTVDKYFAPRNTQGAQPSMRSVLAGKEATWRADMAVGRFFYDACIPINAVNSFYFKPMLDAISAIGPGYKGPNYYQLRINLLKDAKKEVQLLVDSYRAIWAKVGCTIMGDGWTDNRQRTLINFLVYCPEGISFVKSVDASDIVKDATNLFQLFDEVTEWVGPLNVVHVVTDNAANYVAAGRLISQKHKHINWSPCAAHCLNLIFKDIGKMDHVAELVRRASKVTIFVYNHVALLSWLRKREGWTEIL, encoded by the coding sequence atggcaTCAAACTTGACTCCATCCTCTGGTCAAGATTCAACTACCCATTCTCAATCAAGTAGAAGTAAGACCGATCCTGCATGGGAGCATGTTTCTGAAGAAAGATATGGAAATGGAAGGAGAgctcttatttgtttgtattgtaaAAAGATTACAAAAGGTGGAGGTATTCATAGAATGAAACTACATCTTGCTGGAGTGAAAGGAGATATTGGTCCATGTAAATTGGTTCCACCTGATGTCAGATTTCGCATGGAAAATTCTTTGCAAGAGTTTGTGAATGCTAAGAAAGCAACCAAAGAAGCAGATGAATATAGAAATCCTTATGGTCCTAATGTGTCACAATTTGAAGGGGATATGGCAGAAGGTGAAGAAGAGGTTCAAGAAATGCAAAGTCCTATGGCAGCTAGtagtggaaaaaggaaaaaatcaacaGTGGATAAGTATTTTGCACCAAGAAATACACAAGGAGCTCAACCTTCCATGAGGAGTGTGCTAGCTGGGAAAGAAGCTACTTGGAGAGCGGATATGGCGGTTGGGAGATTCTTTTATGATGCATGCATTCCTATTAATGCTGTGAATTCCTTCTACTTCAAGCCAATGTTGGATGCTATATCTGCAATTGGTCCTGGATATAAGGGTCCAAATTACTATCAGTTGCGGATTAATCTTTTAAAGGATGCTAAGAAGGAAGTTCAGTTACTTGTGGACTCTTATCGTGCAATTTGGGCAAAAGTTGGGTGTACAATAATGGGTGATGGTTGGACAGATAACAGACAAAGAACACTCATCAACTTCCTTGTATATTGTCCTGAAGGAATATCGTTTGTGAAATCTGTTGATGCTTCGGACATTGTCAAGGATGCAACTAATTTGTTTCAGTTATTTGATGAGGTGACTGAATGGGTGGGTCCACTCAATGTAGTTCATGTAGTGACTGATAATGCAGCAAATTATGTGGCCGCGGGGAGATTGATTTCTCAGAAGCATAAACACATTAATTGGTCACCTTGTGCAGCTCATTGtcttaatttgatctttaaggATATTGGTAAGATGGACCATGTTGCTGAACTTGTAAGACGTGCATCAAAGGTGACAATTTTTGTGTATAATCATGTTGCTTTGTTAAGTTGGTTGAGAAAAAGGGAAGGATGGACAGAGATTCTGTGA
- the LOC100255129 gene encoding mannan endo-1,4-beta-mannosidase 5 — translation MACFSRITSFSVLFLLVALACEARVLLQSSGFVQTRNTQFILNGSPFFFNGFNSYWMMNVAADPSQRSKVSDVFSQATAARLSVCRTWAFNDGGSQALQISPGVYDERVFQGLDFVISEARKNGVHLILSLSNNYKDFGGRPQYVSWARNAGAPVNSDDDFYTNEVVKGYYKNHVKRVLTRINTITRVAYKDDPTIMAWELINEPRCQVDYSGKTINGWIQEMASYVKSIDNNHLLTVGMEGFYGDSMPEKKAINPGYQVGTDFISNHLVKEIDFTTIHAYPDIWLSGKDDSSQMAFMQRWMTSHLTDSETIIKKPMVFSEFGKSSKDQGYSISARDTFLNAVYTNIYNFARSGGIGGGLVWQLMVEGMQSYDDGYDIVLSQNPSTSGIITQQSNKMIALDHV, via the exons ATGGCCTGCTTCAGTAGAATCACCTCCTTTTCAGTGCTTTTCCTACTCGTTGCCCTAGCTTGTGAAGCTAGAGTGCTTCTTCAATCTTCGGGATTTGTTCAGACTCGAAATACTCAATTCATCCTCAATGGTTCCCCTTTCTTCTTCAATGGGTTCAACTCATACTGGATGATGAATGTGGCCGCAGATCCAAGCCAAAGGAGTAAAGTGTCGGATGTTTTTAGCCAGGCTACAGCTGCACGGCTGAGTGTCTGTAGGACATGGGCATTCAACGATGGAGGCAGCCAAGCTCTTCAAATATCCCCTGGAGTTTATGATGAGCGTGTCTTTCAG GGACTTGACTTTGTGATCTCGGAGGCAAGAAAGAATGGAGTCCACTTGATTTTGAGTTTGAGCAACAACTACAAAGACTTTGGAGGAAGGCCTCAGTACGTGAGTTGGGCTAGAAATGCTGGTGCTCCAGTGAACAGTGATGATGATTTTTACACTAATGAAGTCGTCAAAGGCTACTATAAGAACCACGTTAAg AGAGTACTAACAAGGATCAATACAATCACCAGAGTTGCTTACAAAGATGACCCCACAATCATGGCATGGGAACTGATAAACGAGCCACGTTGCCAAGTTGATTACTCTGGAAAAACCATAAAT GGATGgattcaagaaatggctagctATGTAAAATCCATTGACAACAACCACTTGTTGACAGTAGGCATGGAAGGATTCTATGGAGATTCAATGCCAGAAAAGAAGGCAATAAACCCTGGTTACCAAGTCGGCACAGATTTTATCAGCAATCATCTTGTTAAGGAGATTGATTTCACAACCATACATGCATATCCTGATATTTG GCTGTCCGGAAAGGATGATAGCTCACAGATGGCTTTCATGCAAAGATGGATGACGAGCCATTTGACAGACTCGGAGACAATAATAAAGAAGCCAATGGTTTTTTCTGAATTTGGAAAATCGAGCAAAGACCAGGGATATAGTATCAGTGCAAGGGATACATTCTTGAATGCCGTTTATACCAACATCTACAACTTTGCAAGAAGTGGAGGAATTGGTGGAGGCTTGGTTTGGCAACTCATGGTCGAGGGGATGCAGTCGTATGATGATGGATATGATATTGTTTTGTCTCAAAATCCTTCAACAAGCGGCATCATTACTCAACAATCTAATAAAATGATAGCCCTTGACCACGTCTAA